In Candidatus Cloacimonadota bacterium, a single genomic region encodes these proteins:
- the csrA gene encoding carbon storage regulator CsrA, producing MLVLCRKAGQSIMIGDNVKLTIIEIHGSKVRLGIEAPAQVPVHRQEIYDLIQDQKNLSAVSIDS from the coding sequence ATGCTCGTACTGTGCAGAAAAGCAGGCCAGTCGATCATGATCGGTGATAATGTTAAACTCACCATCATAGAGATACACGGCTCGAAGGTCCGTTTGGGCATAGAAGCACCCGCCCAAGTACCCGTGCACCGTCAGGAGATATATGACCTGATACAGGACCAAAAGAACCTAAGTGCTGTAAGCATAGATAGTTAA